The Armatimonadota bacterium genome has a segment encoding these proteins:
- a CDS encoding UDP-N-acetylmuramoyl-L-alanyl-D-glutamate--2,6-diaminopimelate ligase produces the protein MTLGQLISDMPPGTLAPVGAPPRLDAQIDSIVYDSRQSAPGTVFVAMVGEKTDGHRFLPAAVEAGAVVVGEDEDALRGCGGVAFLTPNSRRAIAELACSLYSHPSREMDVIGVTGTNGKTTTVHLIERLYAGLGFSTGRIGTLGVKIGDIEEEGAHTTPEAPDLQRTLRRMADAGVKKVAMEVSSHALAQDRTWGIVFPTVVFTNLTQDHLDYHHDMEEYFAAKRRLFTEYELSEGAAVLNADDPYGRRLAENCSREISMYGVNDGAARATDVRLLPGGSEFTLQIGQRFQHVRLMLPGLFNVYNALAALTAVHSDASQDPERLPAVLETLTGAPGRFEAVDEGQDFAVLVDYAHTPDALENVLRAARKITPNGRVLAVFGCGGDRDRTKRPLMGHIAGELSDLAFVTSDNPRTEEPQAIVAEVVAGMAGQHNYAVDPDRRAAIHAAIAEAQAGDTVVIAGKGHEDYQILGTVKHHFDDREVAREALKLRRSQA, from the coding sequence ATGACCCTTGGCCAATTGATATCCGATATGCCTCCCGGCACGCTGGCGCCCGTCGGCGCGCCGCCACGCCTCGACGCTCAGATTGACAGCATCGTCTACGATTCCCGCCAATCCGCGCCGGGCACAGTGTTTGTCGCCATGGTGGGAGAGAAGACCGACGGCCATCGCTTTCTGCCCGCCGCCGTCGAGGCGGGGGCCGTCGTCGTGGGAGAAGACGAAGATGCGCTCAGGGGCTGCGGCGGCGTTGCCTTTCTCACGCCGAATTCCCGCCGCGCGATCGCGGAATTGGCGTGTTCGCTCTACAGCCACCCGTCGCGCGAGATGGACGTCATCGGCGTGACCGGCACGAACGGCAAGACAACCACCGTCCACCTCATTGAACGCCTTTACGCCGGCCTCGGATTCAGCACGGGCCGTATCGGCACCCTGGGCGTGAAGATCGGCGATATAGAGGAAGAGGGCGCCCATACCACACCGGAAGCCCCGGACCTCCAGCGGACGCTCCGTCGGATGGCGGACGCAGGGGTGAAGAAGGTAGCGATGGAGGTCTCCTCCCACGCTCTCGCGCAGGACCGGACGTGGGGCATCGTATTCCCGACGGTCGTGTTCACGAACTTGACCCAGGACCACCTCGACTACCATCACGACATGGAGGAGTACTTCGCCGCCAAACGCCGCCTGTTCACGGAGTATGAGTTGTCGGAGGGCGCCGCGGTTCTGAACGCGGATGACCCGTATGGGCGGAGGCTGGCGGAGAATTGCAGCCGTGAAATCTCCATGTACGGAGTCAACGACGGAGCCGCGCGCGCAACGGACGTTCGCCTCCTCCCCGGAGGGTCGGAATTCACGCTTCAGATCGGCCAGAGATTCCAGCACGTCCGCCTGATGCTGCCCGGCCTCTTCAATGTTTACAACGCTCTCGCGGCGCTGACGGCCGTTCACAGTGACGCGTCACAGGATCCGGAGCGCCTGCCCGCGGTCCTGGAGACTCTCACCGGCGCTCCCGGACGCTTCGAGGCGGTGGACGAAGGCCAGGACTTCGCGGTTCTGGTGGACTATGCGCACACACCGGACGCGCTGGAAAACGTGCTCAGGGCCGCACGAAAAATCACCCCGAATGGCCGCGTTCTCGCCGTCTTCGGGTGCGGCGGCGACCGGGATCGCACCAAACGGCCGCTGATGGGGCATATCGCCGGCGAACTCAGCGACCTTGCTTTCGTGACCTCGGACAACCCGCGCACGGAGGAACCGCAGGCCATCGTTGCCGAAGTCGTGGCGGGCATGGCGGGCCAGCACAATTACGCCGTAGATCCGGACCGCCGCGCCGCTATCCACGCCGCAATCGCCGAAGCGCAGGCAGGCGATACCGTCGTTATTGCCGGGAAGGGCCACGAGGACTACCAGATACTCGGCACAGTGAAGCACCACTTCGACGACCGCGAGGTCGCGCGCGAAGCGCTGAAACTACGGAGGAGCCAGGCGTGA
- a CDS encoding stage V sporulation protein S — protein MEILKVSGTSVPRSVAGAIAAVLRREEVVAVQAVGAMAVNQAVKSMAIAREYLVEDHWDLAIAPNFEHIEIDGAERTAIKFTVNRKARPAAEVADVPEAA, from the coding sequence GTGGAGATACTTAAGGTCTCGGGAACTTCGGTCCCCAGGTCCGTCGCTGGCGCTATCGCGGCGGTCCTTCGGAGGGAAGAAGTCGTGGCTGTCCAGGCCGTTGGGGCTATGGCGGTCAATCAGGCTGTCAAATCCATGGCAATCGCCCGCGAATACCTGGTGGAAGACCACTGGGATCTCGCGATCGCCCCGAACTTCGAACACATCGAAATTGATGGCGCCGAACGGACCGCCATCAAATTCACCGTTAACCGCAAGGCGCGTCCCGCGGCGGAAGTTGCGGATGTTCCTGAAGCGGCTTGA
- the smc gene encoding chromosome segregation protein SMC, with product MFLKRLDLFGFKTFAERTEVEFPVGVTAVVGPNGSGKSNISDSILWVLGESNVRHLRGDRAQDVIFAGTSTRKPLGMAEASLTFDNPHGRLGGMPDPEVTVTRRVYRNGEGEYFINRAPCRLKDIHELFLDTGIGRDAYNMVGQSDIDAILSARPEERRQLFEEAAGIKKYRIRKNEALRKLESTSNNLVRVTDILAEIERNAGPLEKAAAVAREFRGLDTRRKELETLVFAFDAERLSNDLITLRDDADLLTEEADAGRAARAEAEAEEAASRLRLTELERDVEAARTRLEEVRGERTRRDAERSLLTQRRHDAVRRDTELAEMLVTLQSRLDAAIREREDSAALAVAIEEQSTALGGKLSQARAEFEAERAVLHQAVERLQTLRAEESRLQTAIAARAGEARAARAEAERGAPLLARLAERKAALIADVANAETQIVEAAERTAELKRAQEELGAAKLAAEERSRSLEADIAQMERGLADTKRDIASVSARRRALAEMAESHEGFFAGVRAVLDAAKEQRLQGRFDAVADVIHVPAGLETAIETALGSQLQDIICNTDTDAKEAIALLKQGNAGRATFLPLDLLSPQPRVPMREAPEGGSPGSGPVLGWAADLVTYDRRFQPAIEMLLGRILVVDDLDTAVSLVRRDRLPIRVVSLDGEIVSGGGSITGGRGKGGQSHLLARKREMSDLGLEMKRLEADVLEREESVAALKAEREAAIQAGRDAAGALNENRMQSAETARKKQYAETESHRFAREILGVDAETRSAADRAAQLAQQADALEAASAGARADLAPVTAEIASLQVAEAGPDEARRQELVALEVESASLRERHNAAVATASRAEQTAKSTRDELASRTEQRDAARKLAGESTTVEESLADMLVALDASIAEALRNLDQHRTARDAVLQQSATHREWAHAAEERTMDAVEKLRKLEYRIAGLTNEREHILVRLKEILLPEGGDGESERAADRERLPDDEAEDSDLKTPVSEEEAEVLLAMVEFPVDFSRHTAVVELNRLRRQIADLGLVNPAAEEEFEKTSGRQIFLTTQRDDLVNAEETLRRAIREIDESTKTVFIETFEKVQIEFGVVFHRLFGGGITRLALTDPDDVLETGIEIIVQPPGKKLQNLQLLSGGERALTAAALLFAFLKVKPSPFVVLDEVDAPLDEANVGRFAVVLKEFSENSQFIVITHNRGTMEAAHALYGVTMQEPGISRLVSLRLEDRHVPTQPELITA from the coding sequence ATGTTCCTGAAGCGGCTTGACCTGTTCGGATTTAAGACCTTCGCCGAAAGAACTGAAGTAGAGTTCCCCGTTGGGGTCACCGCAGTGGTTGGCCCCAACGGAAGCGGCAAGAGCAATATCTCCGACTCCATCCTCTGGGTCCTTGGAGAATCCAACGTTCGACACCTTCGGGGCGATCGAGCGCAGGACGTCATCTTCGCCGGCACGAGCACGCGCAAGCCGCTCGGCATGGCCGAAGCATCCCTCACGTTCGACAACCCCCACGGCCGCCTGGGCGGTATGCCTGACCCCGAGGTCACTGTAACCCGCCGCGTTTACCGAAACGGCGAGGGCGAGTATTTCATCAATCGCGCCCCCTGCCGCCTCAAAGACATCCACGAACTGTTCCTCGACACCGGAATCGGACGCGACGCCTATAACATGGTCGGCCAATCCGATATCGATGCCATCCTGAGCGCGCGTCCCGAAGAGCGACGGCAATTGTTCGAGGAAGCGGCCGGCATCAAGAAATACCGTATCCGGAAGAACGAAGCCCTCCGCAAACTCGAGAGCACCTCGAACAACCTCGTCCGCGTGACCGATATCCTCGCTGAAATCGAGCGCAACGCCGGCCCTCTGGAAAAGGCGGCCGCGGTAGCCCGGGAGTTCCGAGGCCTGGACACGCGCCGCAAGGAACTCGAGACCCTCGTGTTCGCGTTCGACGCCGAGCGCCTGAGCAACGACCTCATCACGCTGCGGGATGATGCGGACCTCCTGACCGAGGAAGCCGACGCCGGCCGTGCGGCGCGGGCGGAGGCCGAAGCGGAGGAAGCCGCGTCGCGGCTGCGGCTGACCGAACTGGAGCGTGACGTAGAGGCCGCCCGCACACGGCTGGAGGAAGTGAGAGGAGAGCGCACCCGGCGCGACGCCGAACGGTCCCTGCTCACCCAGCGCCGCCACGACGCGGTCCGCCGGGACACCGAACTCGCCGAAATGCTCGTCACGCTGCAATCGAGGCTGGACGCAGCCATCCGGGAGAGAGAGGATTCCGCGGCCCTGGCCGTGGCGATCGAGGAGCAATCCACCGCCCTTGGAGGCAAACTGTCCCAGGCGCGCGCAGAGTTTGAGGCCGAGCGCGCGGTCCTCCATCAGGCCGTCGAGCGCCTCCAGACCCTCCGTGCCGAAGAATCGAGGCTGCAGACAGCCATTGCCGCCCGCGCCGGGGAAGCCCGCGCAGCGCGCGCCGAAGCGGAGCGTGGCGCGCCGCTTCTGGCCAGGCTCGCCGAGCGGAAGGCCGCGCTGATCGCGGACGTGGCGAACGCCGAGACGCAGATCGTTGAAGCCGCGGAGCGTACCGCGGAACTGAAGCGGGCGCAGGAGGAACTGGGCGCGGCGAAATTGGCCGCGGAAGAGAGATCACGGTCGCTGGAAGCGGATATCGCGCAGATGGAGCGCGGCCTGGCCGATACGAAGCGTGATATCGCTTCGGTGAGCGCCCGGCGCCGCGCGCTCGCGGAAATGGCGGAGAGCCATGAAGGGTTCTTCGCGGGAGTTCGCGCCGTTCTGGACGCAGCGAAAGAGCAGCGCCTGCAAGGCCGGTTCGATGCCGTGGCGGACGTGATTCACGTGCCGGCCGGGCTCGAGACGGCCATTGAAACCGCGCTGGGCAGCCAGCTTCAGGACATCATCTGTAACACGGATACCGACGCCAAGGAAGCGATCGCCCTGCTGAAACAGGGAAACGCGGGCCGGGCTACCTTCCTGCCGCTGGACCTGTTATCACCGCAACCGAGGGTGCCGATGCGGGAGGCGCCCGAAGGCGGCTCGCCGGGCTCGGGCCCCGTGCTGGGTTGGGCCGCGGATCTCGTGACCTACGACCGCCGATTCCAGCCTGCCATCGAGATGCTTCTGGGCCGCATACTGGTCGTCGATGACCTGGACACAGCCGTTTCACTCGTCCGGCGCGACCGCCTGCCGATCCGGGTGGTCAGCCTGGATGGCGAGATCGTTTCCGGCGGCGGCAGCATCACCGGCGGGCGCGGCAAAGGCGGCCAGAGCCACCTGCTGGCGCGGAAGCGTGAGATGTCCGACCTGGGCCTCGAAATGAAACGCCTGGAAGCGGACGTCCTGGAGCGCGAGGAGTCCGTGGCGGCGCTCAAGGCGGAGCGCGAGGCAGCCATTCAGGCGGGCCGGGACGCGGCGGGCGCGCTGAACGAGAACCGGATGCAGTCGGCCGAGACCGCACGGAAGAAGCAATACGCCGAAACCGAATCCCACCGTTTCGCGCGGGAGATCCTGGGTGTGGACGCAGAGACGCGAAGTGCGGCGGACCGCGCCGCGCAACTCGCTCAACAGGCGGATGCGCTGGAAGCAGCCTCCGCGGGAGCGCGTGCGGACCTGGCGCCCGTGACGGCCGAAATCGCCTCGCTCCAGGTGGCGGAGGCCGGCCCGGACGAGGCGCGGCGACAGGAACTGGTCGCCCTGGAAGTTGAGTCCGCGTCGCTGCGCGAACGCCACAACGCCGCCGTCGCGACGGCGTCCCGCGCGGAACAGACGGCGAAATCGACACGCGACGAACTGGCCAGCCGGACGGAGCAGCGCGACGCCGCGCGCAAGCTGGCGGGTGAATCGACGACGGTCGAGGAATCCCTGGCCGACATGCTCGTGGCGCTGGACGCGTCCATCGCCGAGGCTTTGAGGAATCTGGACCAGCACCGGACCGCGCGCGATGCGGTGCTGCAGCAATCGGCGACACACCGCGAATGGGCTCACGCGGCGGAAGAGCGGACGATGGATGCGGTGGAGAAACTCCGCAAGCTGGAGTACCGCATCGCCGGCCTGACAAACGAGCGCGAGCACATCCTCGTGCGCCTCAAGGAGATTCTGCTGCCGGAGGGTGGCGATGGGGAGAGTGAGCGAGCGGCAGATCGGGAGCGCCTGCCGGACGATGAGGCGGAAGACAGCGACCTGAAGACCCCGGTATCCGAGGAGGAGGCCGAAGTTCTGCTCGCGATGGTTGAGTTCCCCGTCGATTTCTCGCGCCACACGGCCGTTGTCGAATTGAACCGCCTGCGGCGGCAGATCGCCGATCTCGGCCTCGTCAACCCCGCGGCCGAGGAAGAATTCGAGAAGACCAGCGGGCGCCAGATATTCCTCACCACCCAACGGGACGACCTTGTGAACGCCGAGGAAACCCTGCGTCGCGCCATCCGGGAGATCGACGAAAGCACCAAGACCGTGTTCATCGAGACCTTCGAGAAGGTGCAGATCGAGTTTGGGGTGGTGTTTCACCGCCTGTTCGGCGGTGGAATCACGCGGCTTGCCCTGACAGACCCCGACGATGTGCTGGAGACGGGCATCGAGATCATCGTCCAGCCACCGGGCAAAAAACTGCAGAACCTCCAGCTGCTCTCCGGCGGCGAGCGGGCGCTGACGGCGGCGGCTTTGCTGTTCGCATTCCTCAAGGTGAAGCCAAGCCCGTTCGTTGTCCTCGATGAGGTGGACGCCCCGCTGGACGAAGCCAACGTGGGGCGGTTCGCGGTGGTACTCAAGGAGTTCAGCGAGAACAGCCAGTTCATCGTCATCACCCACAACCGCGGCACCATGGAAGCGGCGCACGCGCTGTATGGGGTGACGATGCAGGAACCGGGGATTTCGCGCCTGGTTTCGCTGCGCCTCGAAGATAGGCACGTGCCGACGCAGCCGGAGCTGATCACGGCGTAG